One Avibacterium avium genomic window carries:
- a CDS encoding histidine phosphatase family protein, which produces MKKQLTFYLVRHGRTVWNEQGLLQGQGDSPLIAEGIEGAMKTGEHLANVPFVAAYSSVLKRAMDTTQYIIGERNIPFFQHKGLNEHFFGSWEGVLVDSIRQSEEFQQMTKDPANYQAKSNGGETFAELADRAMQAIYDIIQVHDKGNILVVSHGHTLHLLLALLDGSSWQTHRENPRVTRLANTSISLVRYEQTENENAGRFVLETVNSTAHL; this is translated from the coding sequence ATGAAAAAACAGCTCACTTTTTATTTAGTTCGCCACGGACGCACCGTTTGGAACGAACAAGGTTTATTACAAGGACAAGGCGATTCTCCGCTGATCGCCGAAGGCATTGAGGGGGCAATGAAAACAGGCGAACACTTAGCCAACGTGCCTTTTGTTGCTGCCTATTCAAGCGTGTTAAAAAGGGCAATGGATACCACGCAATACATTATTGGCGAGCGCAATATTCCTTTCTTTCAGCATAAAGGCTTAAACGAACATTTTTTTGGTAGCTGGGAGGGCGTGTTGGTAGATAGCATTCGCCAAAGCGAAGAATTTCAGCAAATGACCAAAGATCCTGCGAATTATCAAGCCAAAAGCAACGGTGGCGAAACCTTTGCTGAACTGGCCGATCGCGCAATGCAGGCGATTTATGACATTATTCAAGTTCATGACAAGGGGAATATTTTGGTGGTTTCTCACGGGCATACCCTACACCTACTTCTCGCTTTACTAGACGGCTCAAGCTGGCAAACCCACCGTGAAAATCCCCGTGTTACACGCTTGGCAAATACGTCTATTAGCCTTGTTCGTTATGAGCAAACAGAAAATGAAAATGCAGGGCGTTTCGTGTTAGAAACGGTGAATAGCACGGCGCATTTGTAG
- a CDS encoding ROK family protein, translated as MARERKQDKSFVKEQQLGKVYQLIEQFEEISRIDLSKLSRLAPATITSLTRKLIDQKLIMEKAVRNTEHRGRPAIGLCVSPFYWQSLCAILTEDRFDMFLCELDGTLIAEQSFHLTLENIANLSTALIDCVERFIQQTQCQTERIITFSVAVTGQLDEQMAYCYPLGNRILHLDLKSLFQNHFNLPVVITDYFETWLFAESSVGSVIGCENVLFLQLNDRVNLSVLSEGDVICCNQQAKINVDKLIAPQLHPLQTKLNPRLGEIERYQIINQITHKAIYQLIDLLYPDNQCNDNNEKIRFLCRKIDLQESNALSILHLVTDVTAYLILCLVDMFSPKKVMLDSSLLLAKEVFLSRLNQRLSLFHCNVEIVISRYEWNSPEVLTAAIKQRLYDGSLLGHLAQNH; from the coding sequence ATGGCAAGAGAACGAAAACAAGATAAGTCTTTCGTGAAAGAACAACAACTAGGGAAAGTTTATCAATTAATTGAGCAGTTTGAAGAAATTTCAAGAATTGATTTATCTAAACTGTCTCGTCTTGCGCCTGCGACAATTACTTCTCTCACGCGCAAACTGATCGATCAAAAATTGATTATGGAAAAAGCGGTGCGTAACACAGAACATCGTGGGCGGCCTGCGATTGGGCTTTGCGTTTCGCCTTTTTATTGGCAATCCCTTTGTGCTATTTTGACCGAAGATCGCTTTGATATGTTTTTATGCGAACTTGACGGTACGCTTATCGCGGAGCAATCTTTCCATTTAACCTTAGAAAATATTGCCAATTTAAGCACCGCACTTATTGATTGTGTGGAGCGTTTTATTCAGCAAACCCAGTGCCAAACAGAGCGTATTATTACCTTTTCGGTAGCGGTAACAGGGCAACTTGATGAGCAAATGGCTTATTGTTATCCCCTTGGCAACCGTATTTTGCATCTTGATTTGAAAAGTTTATTCCAAAATCACTTTAACTTGCCTGTAGTTATTACGGATTATTTTGAAACTTGGCTATTTGCAGAAAGCTCGGTGGGAAGCGTAATTGGCTGTGAAAATGTGCTTTTTTTGCAGCTCAATGATCGAGTCAATTTAAGTGTGCTTTCTGAGGGTGATGTCATCTGTTGTAATCAACAAGCGAAAATTAACGTGGATAAACTGATTGCACCGCAATTACATCCGTTACAAACCAAACTGAATCCGCGCTTGGGCGAAATAGAGCGATACCAAATTATTAATCAAATTACCCATAAGGCTATCTATCAGCTAATTGACTTGCTTTATCCAGATAATCAATGTAATGACAATAATGAAAAAATCCGCTTTTTATGCCGAAAAATTGATTTGCAAGAAAGCAATGCACTTTCCATTTTACATTTAGTTACTGATGTTACGGCATATTTAATTTTGTGCTTGGTGGATATGTTCTCGCCGAAAAAAGTGATGTTAGACAGCAGTTTATTACTCGCTAAAGAGGTATTTTTATCTCGTTTAAATCAACGTTTAAGCCTTTTCCATTGCAATGTGGAAATTGTAATTAGCCGTTATGAGTGGAATAGCCCAGAAGTATTAACTGCCGCCATTAAGCAACGATTATATGATGGTTCATTATTAGGACATCTCGCGCAAAATCACTAA
- the asnS gene encoding asparagine--tRNA ligase — MTQIAPIVDVLQGKIQIGDQVTVRGWVRTRRDSKAGLSFLAVYDGSCFDPIQVIVNNDIANYQDEILRLTTGCSVIVTGKVVESPAEGQAVELQAENVEVTGWVEDPDTYPMAAKRHSIEYLREVAHLRPRTNIIGAVARVRHCLAQAIHRFFHEQGFYWVATPLITASDTEGAGEMFRVSTLDLENLPRTEQGAVDFSQDFFGKEAFLTVSGQLNGETYACALSKIYTFGPTFRAENSNTTRHLAEFWMVEPEMAFADLNDNAKLAEDMLKYVFRAVLAERKDDLKFFEKHVDKDVISRLENFINSDFAQIDYTDAIEILLKSGKKFEFPVSWGIDLSSEHERYLAEEYFKSPVVVKNYPKDIKAFYMRLNDDGKTVAAMDVLAPGIGEIIGGSQREERLDVLDKRMLEMGLNPEDYWWYRDLRRYGTVPHSGFGLGFERLIVYVTGVQNIRDVIPFPRAPRNANF, encoded by the coding sequence ATGACACAAATTGCCCCTATCGTAGATGTATTACAAGGCAAAATTCAAATCGGTGATCAAGTTACCGTGCGTGGCTGGGTGCGTACTCGCCGCGATTCTAAAGCTGGGCTTTCTTTCCTTGCGGTGTATGACGGCTCTTGCTTCGATCCTATCCAAGTGATCGTGAATAACGACATTGCAAATTATCAAGATGAAATCCTACGTTTAACCACTGGCTGCTCAGTGATTGTAACGGGCAAAGTGGTGGAATCCCCAGCAGAAGGGCAAGCGGTTGAATTACAAGCGGAAAATGTGGAAGTAACAGGTTGGGTGGAAGATCCTGATACCTACCCTATGGCCGCAAAACGCCACAGTATTGAATACTTGCGTGAAGTAGCGCATTTACGTCCTCGCACAAATATTATTGGTGCGGTGGCGCGTGTTCGTCATTGTTTAGCGCAAGCCATTCACCGCTTCTTCCACGAACAGGGTTTCTACTGGGTGGCAACGCCACTTATCACAGCTTCTGATACCGAAGGTGCGGGAGAAATGTTCCGTGTTTCCACCCTTGACTTAGAAAATCTCCCACGCACAGAACAAGGTGCGGTGGATTTTTCGCAAGATTTCTTCGGAAAAGAAGCGTTTTTAACCGTATCTGGTCAGCTAAACGGCGAAACTTACGCTTGTGCATTAAGTAAAATCTATACCTTTGGCCCAACCTTCCGTGCAGAAAATTCAAACACCACTCGCCACTTGGCAGAATTCTGGATGGTTGAACCAGAAATGGCCTTTGCTGATTTAAACGATAACGCAAAACTCGCAGAAGATATGTTGAAATATGTGTTCCGTGCTGTGTTAGCTGAACGCAAAGATGACTTAAAATTCTTTGAAAAACACGTTGATAAGGACGTTATCAGCCGTTTAGAAAACTTCATTAATTCTGATTTTGCACAAATTGACTACACAGATGCCATTGAAATCCTATTAAAATCAGGCAAAAAATTTGAATTCCCAGTGTCTTGGGGCATTGATTTATCGTCAGAACACGAACGCTATTTAGCGGAAGAATATTTCAAATCCCCAGTGGTAGTGAAAAACTATCCAAAAGACATCAAAGCGTTTTATATGCGCTTAAATGATGACGGCAAAACCGTGGCGGCAATGGACGTATTAGCCCCAGGAATTGGCGAAATCATTGGTGGCTCACAACGTGAAGAACGCCTAGATGTGCTAGATAAACGTATGCTTGAAATGGGCTTAAACCCAGAAGATTACTGGTGGTATCGCGATCTCCGCCGCTACGGCACCGTGCCACATTCAGGCTTCGGTTTAGGTTTTGAGCGTTTAATCGTTTATGTAACTGGCGTGCAAAATATCCGCGACGTGATCCCATTCCCACGCGCCCCGAGAAATGCGAATTTCTAG
- the pheS gene encoding phenylalanine--tRNA ligase subunit alpha, translated as MQHLKDITEQAKDAIEKLHDKSLETLDAIRVEYFGKKGHFTQLMQGLRDIAAEERPAMGAKINEAKQKVLDLLNSKKAEWEQEALDAQLAKESIDVSLPGRKTELGGLHPVSVTIGRVVSFFSNLGFTVEVGPEIETDYYNFDALNIPAHHPARADHDTFWFDAERLLRTQTSGVQIRTMEKAKPPIRIIAPGRVYRNDYDQTHTPMFHQIELLYVDKHANFTELKGLLHDFLRAFFEEDLKVRFRPSYFPFTEPSAEVDVMGKNGKWLEVLGCGMVHPNVLRNVGIDPEEYSGFAVGMGVERLTMLRYNVTDLRSFFENDLRFLKQFK; from the coding sequence ATGCAACACCTTAAAGACATTACAGAACAGGCAAAAGACGCGATTGAGAAATTGCACGATAAAAGCCTCGAAACCCTAGATGCGATTCGCGTAGAATATTTTGGTAAAAAAGGGCATTTTACCCAATTAATGCAAGGGTTGCGTGATATTGCCGCCGAAGAGCGTCCTGCAATGGGGGCGAAAATTAATGAGGCAAAACAGAAAGTTTTAGACTTATTAAACAGCAAAAAAGCGGAATGGGAGCAAGAAGCCTTAGATGCTCAGCTTGCCAAAGAAAGTATTGACGTGAGCTTGCCAGGGCGTAAAACGGAACTTGGTGGCTTGCACCCTGTTTCTGTAACCATTGGGCGTGTGGTGAGCTTTTTCTCTAATTTAGGTTTCACGGTGGAAGTGGGGCCTGAAATTGAAACGGATTATTACAATTTTGATGCGTTAAATATCCCCGCTCATCACCCCGCACGAGCCGATCACGATACCTTCTGGTTCGATGCCGAGCGTTTATTGCGTACCCAAACCTCTGGGGTGCAAATTCGTACAATGGAAAAAGCCAAACCACCTATCCGTATTATCGCCCCTGGGCGTGTTTATCGTAATGATTACGACCAAACCCACACCCCAATGTTCCACCAAATTGAATTACTTTATGTGGATAAGCACGCCAATTTCACCGAATTAAAAGGTCTGTTACACGATTTCTTGCGTGCGTTCTTTGAAGAAGATTTAAAAGTGCGTTTCCGCCCGTCTTATTTCCCATTCACTGAGCCTTCTGCTGAGGTTGATGTAATGGGGAAAAATGGCAAATGGCTTGAAGTGTTAGGTTGTGGAATGGTTCACCCAAATGTGTTACGCAATGTGGGGATTGATCCTGAAGAATATTCTGGCTTTGCGGTGGGTATGGGCGTAGAGCGTTTAACAATGCTACGTTACAATGTAACAGATTTGCGTTCATTCTTTGAAAACGATCTGCGTTTCTTAAAACAATTTAAATAA
- a CDS encoding TIGR01621 family pseudouridine synthase yields MPEITTPMFDIVFQHADFIIIHKPCGISVHKDDQALGLTTLVAQQLNLPQVWLVHRLDKVTSGLLILALNKQAAATLSGLFADHCIEKTYLALSTEKPKKKQGRIVGDMQKSRNGTWKLCQSKENPAITRFSSLSCEPNLRLFILFPQTGKTHQLRVAMKSLGSPILGDELYGGNKQKSDRTYLHCYQLRFAYQQQQICVKTLPKTGGFFTALGLAEKIAQWEVENNCEKPE; encoded by the coding sequence ATGCCAGAGATCACAACGCCAATGTTCGACATTGTTTTTCAGCACGCCGATTTTATCATTATTCACAAGCCTTGTGGCATTTCCGTGCATAAAGATGATCAGGCGCTTGGTCTAACCACCTTAGTGGCGCAGCAATTAAATTTGCCCCAAGTGTGGCTGGTACATAGGTTAGATAAGGTAACTTCTGGGTTGTTAATCTTAGCGTTGAATAAGCAGGCGGCGGCAACCTTGTCAGGGCTATTTGCCGATCATTGCATTGAGAAAACCTATCTGGCGTTATCCACCGAAAAGCCGAAGAAAAAGCAAGGGCGAATTGTGGGGGATATGCAAAAATCTCGCAATGGGACTTGGAAATTATGCCAAAGCAAGGAAAACCCTGCCATCACGCGTTTTTCTTCCTTAAGCTGTGAGCCAAATTTACGCCTTTTTATTTTGTTTCCGCAAACAGGCAAGACGCACCAGTTACGCGTGGCAATGAAAAGCCTAGGCAGCCCGATTTTAGGTGATGAACTTTATGGCGGAAATAAACAAAAATCCGACCGCACTTATTTGCATTGCTATCAACTGCGATTTGCTTACCAACAGCAACAAATTTGCGTCAAAACCTTACCAAAAACAGGGGGATTTTTCACCGCACTTGGTTTAGCAGAAAAAATCGCCCAATGGGAGGTGGAGAATAATTGCGAAAAACCAGAATAA
- the smrB gene encoding endonuclease SmrB yields the protein MLDDEDLALFRDAVKGAKPLAQNEFVAPQKAYKQKQQTRQQREKEDTLFFFSDEYEPLLNEDGPVKYLREGEDSYLLKQLRRGDFSPELFLDLHGLTKEKAKLELASLIQACEKENIYCASIMTGYGTYTLKRQIPKWLVQHPKVRALHQAPKEWGGEAAILILLEV from the coding sequence ATGTTAGATGATGAGGATTTAGCGCTTTTTCGTGATGCTGTAAAAGGTGCAAAGCCTTTAGCGCAAAATGAATTTGTTGCACCACAAAAAGCATACAAACAGAAACAACAAACTCGCCAGCAACGGGAAAAAGAAGATACACTTTTTTTCTTCTCTGATGAATATGAACCTTTGCTCAATGAAGATGGGCCGGTAAAATACTTACGGGAAGGGGAAGACAGTTATTTGCTGAAGCAATTACGTCGTGGAGATTTTTCCCCTGAATTATTTTTAGATTTACACGGTTTAACTAAAGAGAAAGCAAAGCTAGAGTTAGCTAGCTTGATTCAAGCCTGTGAGAAAGAAAATATCTATTGTGCCAGTATAATGACAGGATATGGAACTTATACATTAAAACGGCAAATTCCTAAATGGTTGGTTCAGCATCCAAAGGTTCGCGCTCTGCATCAAGCACCTAAGGAATGGGGTGGAGAAGCGGCAATTTTGATTTTATTAGAGGTTTAA
- the bioD gene encoding dethiobiotin synthase: protein MSSFFVAGTDTNVGKTISSRAIIQALQNAGIQIVGYKPIACLPDYDDFSHQQGLNPEESSSDVLTLMRSTKEKVSYKEINSYSCSDILTVLSSDDSIINIDKINADLAALTQRYQSVLVEGAFGWLTPMNKHYSFASWVASQQMPVVLVVGIKEGCINHALLTAQSIKQSGLPLVGWIANRINPGLAHYAEIIEMLSEKIDAPLLGQIPYVHRPEEQELGHYITNIERLTYLQTEWVK from the coding sequence ATGAGCAGTTTTTTTGTTGCGGGTACAGATACCAATGTAGGGAAAACCATTTCAAGCCGAGCCATCATACAGGCATTACAAAATGCAGGCATTCAAATTGTTGGTTATAAACCTATTGCCTGCTTACCTGATTACGATGACTTTTCCCATCAACAAGGCTTAAATCCAGAAGAAAGTAGTTCTGATGTGCTGACCTTAATGCGTTCCACAAAAGAAAAGGTGAGCTATAAAGAGATAAATAGTTACAGTTGCTCAGATATTTTGACTGTTCTTTCCAGTGATGACTCCATCATTAATATCGATAAAATTAATGCCGATCTTGCTGCGCTAACTCAGCGTTATCAATCTGTTTTGGTGGAGGGCGCTTTCGGCTGGCTAACGCCAATGAATAAGCATTATAGTTTTGCAAGTTGGGTGGCATCGCAACAAATGCCCGTAGTGCTGGTGGTAGGCATTAAAGAGGGCTGCATTAATCACGCCTTACTCACCGCACAATCTATTAAACAGTCGGGTTTACCTTTAGTGGGGTGGATCGCCAATCGTATTAACCCAGGGCTTGCTCATTATGCGGAAATTATCGAAATGCTGAGTGAAAAAATTGACGCACCGTTGCTCGGGCAAATTCCTTATGTGCATCGCCCTGAAGAGCAAGAGCTAGGGCATTATATTACCAATATTGAACGCTTAACTTATCTGCAAACGGAATGGGTGAAGTAG
- the prmB gene encoding 50S ribosomal protein L3 N(5)-glutamine methyltransferase: MTLENDFPSLSLTSNNEGKTDIFFTALNELYSIKDFLRWTYSTFNRSELYYGHGYDNPWDEAQQLVLAALDLPYDFPAEMYDARLTQDEKLHLITLVKERLEKRIPVAYLTRSAWFCGLEFYVDERVIIPRSPISALIEEKFAGLLTKQPKRIMDLCTGSGCIAIACAMAFPDAEVDAIDLSTDALDVAEINIMKYQLSDRVFPMQSDLFNAIPQDKYDLIVTNPPYVDQEDLDDMPEEYHYEPEMALGSGDDGLDITKRILQSAADYLADDGVLVCEVGNSMVHLIEQFPNVPFEWVELKNGGLGVFALRKADLIKYFGKNN; encoded by the coding sequence ATGACTTTAGAAAATGATTTTCCTTCTTTATCATTAACATCAAATAATGAAGGAAAAACAGACATTTTTTTCACCGCACTTAATGAACTTTATAGTATTAAAGATTTTCTGCGCTGGACTTACAGCACTTTTAACCGTTCTGAATTATATTATGGCCACGGATATGATAATCCTTGGGACGAAGCGCAGCAGCTGGTTTTGGCAGCCTTAGATCTGCCTTATGACTTCCCTGCTGAAATGTATGATGCGCGCCTGACACAAGATGAAAAATTGCACTTAATTACCCTTGTTAAAGAACGTTTGGAAAAACGAATTCCAGTGGCTTATTTAACCCGCAGTGCGTGGTTTTGTGGATTGGAGTTTTATGTGGACGAACGAGTGATTATTCCACGTTCGCCAATCAGTGCATTAATTGAAGAAAAATTCGCAGGATTACTCACCAAGCAGCCAAAACGCATTATGGATTTATGCACAGGCAGCGGTTGCATTGCGATTGCTTGCGCAATGGCGTTTCCTGATGCAGAAGTTGATGCCATTGATTTATCTACTGATGCCCTTGATGTGGCAGAAATCAATATTATGAAATATCAGCTTTCCGATCGAGTTTTCCCAATGCAATCGGATTTATTTAATGCGATTCCACAGGATAAATACGATTTAATTGTTACCAATCCGCCTTATGTGGATCAGGAAGATCTTGATGATATGCCAGAAGAATATCATTACGAGCCAGAAATGGCATTAGGCTCGGGCGATGATGGCTTAGATATTACCAAACGCATTTTGCAATCTGCGGCAGATTATCTCGCCGATGATGGCGTGCTTGTTTGTGAAGTGGGAAATAGTATGGTGCATTTAATCGAACAATTCCCAAATGTGCCATTTGAATGGGTTGAATTAAAAAATGGTGGACTGGGCGTGTTTGCCCTGCGTAAAGCAGATTTAATCAAATATTTTGGTAAGAATAACTAA
- the cls gene encoding cardiolipin synthase gives MNFTFQQIIAYLIPVLIWILTISITMRLVIKKQSVSATLSWLMIIYLVPVVGIIAYLVFGEVKLGTKRAKAFRLLAPKFNQWFGDFSQCPQLINHHNTLLYRPIFDLAKSRLNIPCVLGNELHILDTPESIIKSIIQDIHQAQHSINMVFYIWWNGGLVEDVQTALIAAQQRGVKVRLLLDSVGSRQFFKSKNYRQMKEAGIEITEALHVNLLRMFFSRIDLRQHRKIIVIDNQIAYTGSMNMVDPKYFKQNSLVGEWVDIMVRINGAVSSVLNGLYAWDWQIESDKEIPLQLPDCPLLPIDQNNSHAVQILATGPGFPDDLMAQSLSIAIFSARQSITITSPYFVPSHSIAEALRIAALRGIDVTLILPKKNDSLMVSWASRTFFEDLLAAGVKIYQFEQGLLHTKSVLIDNRLALVGTVNMDMRSFMLNFEVTMVVEDQSFANEVTQLQQHYRQSSSLLTYENWVKRPVYQQVIERLFFLFSPLL, from the coding sequence ATGAATTTTACTTTTCAACAGATTATAGCATATCTCATCCCTGTCCTGATTTGGATTTTGACCATTTCTATCACAATGCGATTAGTGATAAAAAAACAATCGGTTTCAGCCACCCTTTCTTGGTTGATGATTATTTATCTCGTGCCAGTGGTGGGCATTATCGCCTATTTAGTGTTTGGCGAAGTGAAATTAGGCACAAAACGAGCAAAAGCATTTCGTTTGCTTGCACCCAAATTTAACCAGTGGTTTGGCGATTTTTCGCAATGTCCGCAATTAATTAATCATCACAACACCCTACTTTATCGCCCCATTTTTGACTTAGCCAAAAGTCGCTTAAATATCCCTTGCGTGCTGGGTAACGAGCTGCATATTTTAGACACGCCAGAAAGCATCATTAAAAGCATTATTCAAGATATTCACCAAGCCCAACACAGCATTAATATGGTGTTTTATATTTGGTGGAATGGTGGCTTAGTGGAAGACGTGCAAACCGCCCTCATCGCCGCCCAACAACGCGGAGTAAAAGTGCGGTTATTACTGGATAGCGTTGGCAGCCGCCAATTTTTCAAAAGCAAAAATTATCGCCAAATGAAAGAGGCGGGCATTGAGATCACCGAAGCGCTACACGTTAATTTACTGCGTATGTTTTTTAGCCGCATTGATTTACGCCAGCACCGCAAAATTATTGTGATCGATAATCAAATTGCTTACACCGGCAGTATGAATATGGTTGATCCCAAATACTTCAAACAAAACAGCCTCGTTGGGGAATGGGTGGACATTATGGTTCGCATTAATGGGGCGGTATCCTCGGTGTTAAACGGGCTATATGCGTGGGATTGGCAAATTGAAAGTGATAAAGAAATCCCCTTGCAGTTGCCAGATTGTCCTTTGTTACCTATTGATCAAAATAATTCGCACGCGGTGCAAATTCTTGCCACAGGGCCGGGCTTTCCTGATGATTTAATGGCGCAATCCCTTTCTATTGCGATTTTTTCCGCACGCCAAAGCATCACCATTACTTCGCCTTATTTTGTGCCAAGCCATAGCATTGCTGAAGCCTTACGCATTGCGGCTTTGCGTGGTATTGACGTTACGCTGATTCTACCAAAGAAAAACGATTCTTTAATGGTAAGCTGGGCGAGCCGCACCTTTTTTGAAGATCTGCTTGCCGCTGGGGTGAAAATTTATCAATTTGAGCAAGGCTTATTACATACTAAAAGCGTGTTGATTGATAACCGCCTTGCCCTTGTTGGCACGGTAAATATGGATATGCGCAGTTTTATGTTGAATTTTGAAGTAACAATGGTGGTGGAAGATCAAAGTTTTGCCAATGAAGTAACTCAATTGCAGCAACACTACCGCCAAAGTTCTTCTTTATTAACCTATGAAAACTGGGTAAAACGCCCTGTTTATCAACAGGTTATCGAACGTTTATTTTTCTTATTTAGCCCGCTTTTATAA